AGGCCCCCAGTCGTCCAACGTGCGTAAAATCTAAGCGTAAGCATTGATCCTAGCACATGCAAAAAGCCCCGCGGAAAACCGCGGGGCTTTTTTTATCGGCCTGGAATAACAAACTCGGCTATTTCTTGTGGCAATCGGTGCAGGAACTGGGCACGCCCATTTCCTTGTGGCAACCGGTGCACAGCTGATGGGCCGAATCCTTGTCCAACTCGATTTTCGCGGGCGGCATGACCGCATGGCAGGCGGCACAATCCGCCGCCTTGGCATGCACGGCATGATCGAAGGTCACCTTGCCGTTGCGCGCCTCGTACACCACGACCAGCGGCGCGGTCCCGGCAGCCGGGGCCACCGCCTCTGCGGCTTTTTGCGCCACGGTGTCGGCGGCCTGCTGAACTTTCTCCTTTGCCTCGGTCGCGACTTCCTTGGTTTCCTCGACCACTTCCCGAGCCTTCTCCTGAACGGCGTCAACCGCCTGGCTCACCTTCTCCTCCGTCGCTTCCTTGGCCTCGGCGGCCGCCTCCTTCACCTCCTCAACGGCCTCCTTGGTCGCCTCCGCCACCGTCGCGCCGGCTTCCTTGGCGGCCTCCTTGGTCTCTTCGACAGCGGCGGCGACCTTCTCCTCGACCGCAGGCTTGGGCGGCTCGGCGACTTGCGCCGGCTTTTTCTCTTCCGAGGAACAACCACTCAGCCACAGCAGACACGCCAGCATGATGCAGATTCCAGACAACGTGCGTTTCATCAGACTCTCCTCCTCAATGCAATGTTTGGTATGCGCCCAAAGCCCCTCGGCTTCAGACAAACATTGTGAGTCTACCAGAGATTTTTCGAGATGCGAGAGCTTGCACCAATTCCACGAAACGATCCCTTCGCATATTTTTGTCACGGATTTTGCTTAGATTTAGGCACCCAATCTTTTAGGAGGCTCTCTATGCGCTTTACGGTTCGTGCGGTCCTTTTCTCCCTGGTTTTATTCCTGACAGCTCATCCGTCCTTCGCGGACGAAATCTTTTCGGTAAAAGCCGGCTATCTGGTGCTGAGTCCAAGCGGCACGTTCGCCGGAAACGACGGCGGCAGCGGAACGCGCATCGACATGGAAGACGACCTCAACTTTGACGACAGCAAAAACATCACCCTGGAAGCCGCCCTGCATCTGGGCAATTTTCGTCTCTCGGCGGGTTATTTGCCGTTGAAGTTCAGCGGCGACGGCACTCTCAGTCGGTCAATCCTGTTCAACGGCGAAACCTTTGACGTGGGCGCCGATGTCAAAAGCGATGTCGACATCAACTTCTACGACATCGGACTGACCTGGTATCTGCTCAACATCGATGATCTGCCGGTGCGCATCCAGTTCGGTCCCGAGCTCGCCGTCAAGATCGCCGACGCCGACCTGTCCATTGCCTCAAACAGCGCAGGGCAATACGAAGAGGTCTCGGTGACGGCGCCGATCCCCACGGTTGGCGCCCGCGCCCGACTGGCATTGGGCGACTTTCTCGCCCTAGCGGGCCGCATCGGCTACATGGAATACCGCGACAACAGCTTCCTTGAGGCCGACATCCAGGTAGAAATCTCGCCGGTCCCGATGTTCGGCGTGTTCGGTGGCTACCGTCATTTTGACCTTCAGGTCGATGAAGACGACGTCTTTTTTGACACCCAACTCTCCGGCCCCTACGCCGGCGCGTTCCTGCGCTTCTAAAAACAGCACCGCCCCCGGCTGCATGCCGGGGGCGGTGTATGTGCAATCGCTATGTGGATGTCCTTTTTTAGAAAATCTTTCAACGTGAATAAATATCGCGCCGATGACCAATGGCCAAGGCGAGGACGACTAACTTCTCATCCTGAATCTCGCAGATGATTCTGTAATCGCCTACCCGATAGCGCCAAAGCCCTGATAAATCGCCACGAAGCGGCTCACCGAAATGTCGGGGATTTTTGCAGCCATCGATGCGGTCGCTCAGCCAATCCAACAGGCGTTTCTGCGCAGGACGATCCAGTATCAGAAGTTGTTTCTCCGCGAACGCGCCAAATTCAATCGTCCAGGCCAAGCTCTTGCCTCAGTTCATTAAGGGATTTTCTCGGACCGCCTTCGGTGAGCGCTCGACGAGCCAACTCAAGGTCCTCATTGTCTTCCAGATAGCGCACGATGGCCTCCCTAACGACGGCGCTGCGACTACTGTTTCTAGATTTGGCCAGCAAATCCAGTTCCTGCTCTAGCTCTTTTTCCAGCCGAATTGCCAACATAGGCATCCTCCACAAACAAAACGTATTACATTGTATAACGTGGGCAAAAATATTTGTCAACGAGAAGGCGCCTTCCCCATAAGGTGGGTGTCCTTTTGTTTTCTCTTGCGCTTCCCCTGTTGCCCATCCTCCAACTTCAGGGTAAAATTCTTACCAGAATCTTACCCTGGAGACCAACCGTGGAAATCGTCAGACTTTCAAGCAAAGGGCAATTCGTTCTGCCCAAATCCATCCGCGACCGACACCACTGGGAAGCAGGCACGGAATTCATCATTATTGAGCGGGGTTCCGAACTGATCATCAAACCTGCTCGTGTTTTTCCGCCATCCGAGCTTGAAGCAGCGGATGCCCCGTCTGTTTATCAGGGAAAAACCCTTTCGCTCGAAGACATGGATCAGGCCGTTTACGACGAAGCGGGGAAACATCGATGATCGCTGTCGACACCAATGTCCTGGTGCGTTATGCCATCAAGGATGAACCCCGGCAGACGGTCCTTGCCACCCAATTTCTTGCCGAACACCGCTGTTTTGTTCTCAAAAGCGTGTTGCTCGAATGCGCTTGGGTACTCGCTTCTCCAACGGGATACAATCTACCTCGCAAGATAGTGCATGAACGCCTGCTCCACATTCTGGGCCTTCCCAACATCGAAATGGAAGACGCCGTCCATGTGGCCCAAGCCCTTGCCTGGTATGCCGATGGGATGGATTTTGCCGATGCGCTGCATCTTTGCGGTGCAGCCAACCTTGAGGGGATGGCCACCTTCGATCGGAAATTTTCCACGGCGGCCAAACAACTTGAGAATGCCGCACCGGCCATTCTCATTCGGTAGACCGTAATTCCCTGAACTTCCGCAAAAAAAACCGAAACATTGATCGGCACACCTCATCGCCACTGCCGATGTCAACTCTCAATCGCGAAGAAAATATCGCGTCAATAGCTATGTGCAATAGCAATGTGGGTGTCCTTTATTTATCCCCTCCCTTTTTTCCTTTTGTTTTCCCCCTCATTCCGCCTTTGCAAGGACGTCCGCCGCCCATTGGTTGAGGCTTTTTCCGTGCGCCTCGGCCATCATCAAAGCCCGTGCATGAACTTCCGGTGGAATGCGCAGCATCAGCCTTCCCGAGCAGGGTTTCTGTGGTGGGCGGCCGAGCTTTTCGGACAGGGAGAGATACCCATCCACGGCTTCATGGAAAGCTTGTTCGAGTTCGCCGACGGATTCACCGTGAAAGGTGACGATGTCGACGATACCGGCGACACGGCCGACAAATAGACGATCTTCTGCGTCAAATTCGATATGCGCCGCATAGCCGCGATAGGTCAATGGCTTGCTCATGGTTTCACTCCTGCTGCTTCCAGAAATTCCCGTGCAGCCCGCACTTGGTAGCGTTTGGCGTTCTTGCCCGGATGAGGGCGATGAAAATCAGCCCGCTGATCATTGAGCACAAAAGCAACCCGTAATAGCTATGTGGGTGTCCTTTTTTCCATTATTGACAACGGCCCCTCTATCCAGCCTGTTCTTTTTTCACGCCGCATGCGGCTGAACCTCTTTGCTGATCTGTTCGCCACGCTCGAAACGGGTACGCCGAAGCTCGTAGGCGGCCTGGAGATTCATCCAGAACTCCGGCGTCGTGCCAAAATACCGGGCCAGGCGCAGGGCCGTATCCGCGGTAATCGCGCGCTGCTCATTGAGAATGCCCGTCACCCGATTGGCCGGTACATGAAGAGCCGCCGCCAATTGACGAGCAGAGAGGTTCAGCTCCTCCATTTCCTCGCGCAGAATTTCCCCAGGGTGAATCGGGCGCATGCTGTTGGTCATCAGGGTGCACCTTTCAGTGATAGTCGATGATTTCCACGTTGTAGGGACCGTCGTCACGCCATTCAAAACAGACCCGCCACTGCCTGTTAATGCGAATGCTGAATTGTCCCTTACGGTCACCACCTAAGGCCTCGAGTCGATTGCTGGGCAGGGCAGCCAGATCCTCAAGACAGGTTGCGCTATCGAGGGTTTGCAAACGACGCTCAGCTTGGGCGACGAAACCCTCGAATCGACGCACGCGACGTCCCAAATAGAGCGCTTCAGTGTCCTTATCCCGAAAACTGCGGATCATGATCATGGCAATCTTACCCCTCGATACGCGTTACGTCAAACATAACTCAATCCATATGCGAGGAGCTTATCCTTTAAGCGTATGATGATCAACGACCTTGCAGGGGGATGTTACTAAGCGGCGCCACCGAACACCGAACGCGCCCTGCCCATTCCGCGCAGATAACGGCACTGGCGGTTTCGGGCCAGGTCGGCCAGGCGCTGCGGCGCACCGACGGCGCTGCCGAAACCCTTCAGGAACTGATCGGCACTTGTGACAAAGGTATCGAGGTCGATATCCAGGCGAGACAAGATGGCGGGGGTGGTTGCGGGAATAAAGCCGCGCTTAGCGGGGTGGACGACACGCCCGAGCACATCGACCAGTTCCAGATAGTCGGGCAGGGTAAATGGTATGGCACCGGCCTCACGGGTGGAGGATGAAAAACCCAGCAGCGGCGCGGCCGCAAGCCCTTGCAGTTCATCTTCCGGGCGCAGCTGCTCCGCCTCCTGGCGACGCAGTTGGGCGGCGACTTTGCGCACGCGCTTTACGGGCGCCGTGTTATTTTGGGCGGAGGAGGATGCGTTTTCCGTGGATTTGGCCGACAGATCGACGATGCGTCGGCGCACCGAGGTATGCGCGCTCTGCTCAGGGGTTTCCGCAAGGCCTGCGCGAATCGGATTGAGATCGACATACGCCATGGCGGTCAGCACCGCCTGATCATCCAGCAGCGCCTGGCTCTTGAAGCGCCCTTCCCAGAAACGGCCGGTGACGCCGTCCTCGGCATTGGCCATGCGGGCGATGGTTTCATTGAGCACGCGCATAAACCAGGACAGATCATACAGACGCTTGCGATAGGTATCGGCCATCGCGGCGATATTCGCCAGATCGGACGGATTGAGATCGTCGCGCTCCGATCCCAGATATTTTCGCACCGGCACAGGTCCGGTAAAGAGCCGGGTCCAGCGCGCCAGCACCTCGTCATCGCCCCACCCCGCCGCGCGCTCGGCATCGATGCGCACCACGATGTGGTAATGGTTGCTCATGACGGCGTAAGCGGCCACATCGATGGCAAAAATCGAGGACAGTTCGCGGATGCGACCCTCGATCCAGCCACGCCGATGCTCAAAGTTCTGCCCTGAGGAAAAATCCTCGCCGCACAGATACGCACGGCGCACGCAGCGCGAAACGACGTGATACCAGGGCGTGTCGGAGAGACTCACAAGACTTGTTCGAGGCATGGTCATGGGGGAATATCTACCTTGGATGAGGGAGTTTGTCAATAGCAATGTGGGTGTCCTTTAGCTGTCCTTTTGGTTTGGCATGGTCATGGGGGAATATCTACCTTAGAAGAGGAAGGATGTCTATAGCTATGTGGGTGTCCTTTAGTTTTTTTCGCAGCGAGGAAGGATGTCAATCGCTAAGTGGGTGTCCTATAGCTATAATCATGGGGGGATATTTACCTTGGACGAGGGAGTTTGTCAATAGCTATGTGGGTGTCCTTTAGTTTTTATAATGGGGGAATATCTACCTTAGATGAGGAAGGATGTCAATCGCTAAGTGGGTGTCCTTTAGTTTATCTTTCTTTAGTTTTTTTCTCGGCATCGATGCGCACCACGATGTGGTAATGGTTGCTCATGACGGCGTAAGCGGCCACATCGATGGCAAAAATCGAAGACAGTTCGCGGATGCGACCCTCGATCCAGCCACGCCGATGCTCAAAGTTCTTCCCCGAGGAAAAATCCTCGCCACACAGATACGCACGACGCACGCAGCGCGAAACGACGTGATACCAGGGCGTGTCGGAGAGACTCACAAGACTTGTTCGAGGCATGGTCATGGGGGAATATTTACCTTGGATGAGGTAAGTTGTCAATAGCTATGTGGGTGTCCTATAGTTTTGGTGGCGCCACCGAACACCGAACGCGCCTTGCCCATTCCGCGCAGATAACGGCACTGGCGGTTTCGGGCCAGGTCGGCCAGGCGCTGCGGCGCACCGACGGCGCTGCCGAAGCCCTTCAGGAACTGATCGGCACTTGTGACAAAGGTATCGAGGTCGATCTCCAGGCGAGACAGGATGGCGGGGGTGGTTGCGGGGATAAAGCCGCGTTTGGCGGGATGGACGACACGCCCGAGCACATCGACCAACTCCAGATAGTCGGGCAGAGTGAAAGGAATGGCGCCGGCCTCACGCGTGGAGGATGAAAAACCCAGCAGCGGCGCGGTCGCAAGCCCTTGCAGCTCATCTTCCGGGCGCAGCTGCTCCGCCTCCTGGCGACGCAGTTGGGCGGCGACCTTGCGCACGCGCTTTACGGGCGCCGTGTTATTTTTCGCGGCGGAGGATTCGTTTTCCGTGGATTTGGCCGACAGATCGACAATGCGCCGGCGCACCGAGGTATGCTCGCTCTGCTCAGGGGTTTCCGCAAGGCCTGCGCGAATCGGATTGAGATCGACATACGCCATGGCGGTCAGCAACGCCTGATCATCCAGCAGCGCCTGGCTCTTGAAGCGCCCTTCCCAGAAACGGCCGGTAACGCCGTCCTCGGCATTGGCCATGCGGGCGATGGTTTCATTGAGCACGCGCATAAACCAGGACAGATCATACAGACGCTTGCGATAGGTATCGGCCAACGCGGCGATATTCGCCAGATCGGACGGATTGAGATCGTCGCGCTCCGATCCCAGGTATTTGCGCACCGGCACAGGGCCGGTAAAGAGCCGGGTCCAGCGCGCCAGCACCTCGTCATCGCCCCACCCCGCCGCGCGCTCGGCATCGATGCGCACCACGATGTGGTAATGGTTGCTCATGACGGCGTAAGCGGCCACATCGATGGCAAAAATCGAAGACAGTTCGCGGATGCGACCCTCGATCCAGCCACGCCGATGCTCATAGTTCTTCCCCGAGGAAAAATCCTCGCCACACAGATACGCCCGACGCACGCAGCGCGAAACCACGTGATACCAGGGCGTGTCGGAGAGACTCACAAGACTTGTTGAGAAAAAAGGGTCGGCACCAGAGAGGTACCGACCCTTAAACTATCGAACACTATAATTTATAAATGGAGAATATTTACATCAATACCACAAACATCAATTTCCGTTAATAATACCATCGTTCAGATAATCGATAGAATCATTGATTAACTTGAGCGCATAGGGGCCGTTGTGTACATAGGCGGCCGGATCCTGGCGCGCGTTGATAAACATTTTCAGGTTGAACATGGCACCGATAACATTGCCCCTCGTCACAGCGGGAACGACTCCGGCATACTGCTCTGCGATAAACGTATCGAAGTTTGCGGCGCTGCTGAGAGTGATAGAGGCGTTAGCATTATTGAGATAGGTAAACGTTCCGTTGGCTGCGTTATTGTAGGTAACGCGTTTACTGTTCAGCGTATCGACAAGATCCTGGAGGGCCGCTGCGAAAGCCACGCGGTAGCCATCCAGTTGAGCGGCACTGATGCCGCCGACGTGGCAGCTTGCACAACTGCTGCTGCTGATGGCGATAATGGCGCCGCTCTCATCCTTGGTAACCGCCTCCCAGGTGTGGTTGGCGTTGTCACCCATGTGGCAGGTCACGCAGGCGCCTCTGCCATCAAAATCCATAAACTTATGGCTGGATGCGGGAGGATAGGTTTGTCCAGCGAACTTATAGCCAAGCCGAGCTTCCAGGGTCAAGCCTTGCGGCAGGTAGTGGGTTTGCGGGACCGAGGTCGAGGCATCGCTAATGGCATTGCCCCAGTTGTTGTTGCGACCACCGCTATGGCAGGTGACGCACAGGTGCGACGCGCCATAGTTGGTAAAGGTGACGGAAGTGGCTCCGCCGGTCCCCGGAATGGTGATGGTCACGCTGTCGGCATCGCCCGTGCCGGAGGCGGTGTTCTGCCAACGGATATCTCCCGTCGCCACATCGGTATGGCAGGCTATGCACGCCAGAGTTTTGCGCTGGGTATTGCCAGTAGTCGTGGTCCCCACGATATTGGAGGTCGGCGCAGTGTGATTGTCCAAGAACAGAATGAACTGGCCGGTGTCGTGGCAGGAAACGGCACAACTTGCGTTGGTCGTGTTGCCACCGCGCCAGATGGTATTGGCGCTGGACTTGCCAGGGACATTGACGGTTACGCCGTGACGGGATTCCGCATACTCCGCCAGGATGTCGCGGTTGACCCCGAAATCACCACCGGCATGGCATTGACCGCAGGACGCTGCAAACGTCGTGAATGCAGTGGCATTGGGGAACTGGTAATACTGTGCATTGGCGCCATTGTAATGGGGAGCCGCAGCATGGCAGGTCCCACAATGGGCACTGCCGCTCTCGGTAATGGGAATCGCCAGCGCCTCAGGCGAGTGGCTGGTTGCCGCAGCGAACGCGGTGCTGTTGATCGCATCGGTCACCGCAGTTGGAATGCCCAGGCCATCAACCGCGCCATCGGCGAGGAAGTCGATGGAATCGGCGATCAGCTTGAGGGCGTACTGCTTGTTGTGGGCATAGGCGCCCGGATCGTGCTTGAGCAGGTTGTAGTTGAAGGCCGCACCCATGACATGCTTCCACCCTGTGCCGGTCGGATCGGTCGAGAGACCGACGCCAAGCGTTTCGGCGACAGAGTTCCAGTTGGTAAAGGAGCCACCGGTACCGCCAGTTGCCTGGAAGAAATAGGGGTGCGAATTGAAGTAATGAATGCCGCGCGCGGCCAGGGCGGCATTCAGTTCCGCCAGGGCAAGGGCAAATTCGTTCTTGGCCGTATCGAGAACCGCATCGGTCAGGCCGCCATGGCAGGAGGCACAGGAAGGACTTTGAGCGGAGGCCACGAAGGTATGCGGCTCGGGCCCGCTCATGTGGCAGGTCACGCAAGGCCCGGCGGTGCCGGTACCGAAACTGTCGGAAACACCGACGTTCTTGTGAAAACCGAAGTCGCCGTAGTTCTGACCGGGATATTCGTAACCGGAGACATTGAAGATCTGGCCACCGGCGGCGAGATAGTGGGAGTTGATGAAACTTCTGACACCATCCGCATCGTTGTCATTTGTGATGTTTTCGCCGATTTCGCGGCCGATATGACAACCCATGCAGACGTTGGAGGCGTCGATGTCAGGATAGACGACCGTCGCCGTACCGGCCGTATTGCCGGAAGTTGCAGCGGCATAAACCTCGGTAATCGGCCCGGGATCACGCAATGCGCCGGTTCCTACATCGCTGTGGCAGGCCCAGCAATACAGCAGCTCATTCTGGCCAGGCTCAAGGTGCGCGAAGCTGTTGTTGGCCGCATTATAGGTTGAAGGATTGTTTAGGAAATTCCGCCCACCGGTCGCGGTGTGGCAACGCTGGCAGGAAGCACGATTGCTGGCATCCCAGTCATAATGGCCCCACACGGTTTCGGTATCCGGAGTGTCGGAGGCGATATAACCGGCATGGCCGGAGCGGGCCCATTCCTTATGAATCGTTACCTCGGCGGGATTATGCGCCCATTCCACCGTATTGGGGTTATTGTCCCTGGCGGAGTGGCACTCAAGACAGGAAGTGTAAACATACCCTTCGATTTCTGCCGTGTTGGTGAAATCGGTGTCGGGGTCGTCACCCAGGTGCCGGGTGAGAAAGCCCGGCGAGAAACTTTCATGGCACTGGGCACACTGTGCCAGTCCAGGGGCGGGCACAGGAATCGGTCCGATGCCGCGATGGAACTGGCCGCCGCCGTGGCAACCTTCGCAGCCGGCAACGGCATCATTGGCATGGGCCGAGCCGACCCAGCCCTGGGCGACAACGGCCGAGTGACAGACCATACAGGAACTGCTGCCAACAACAGCAGCATCGCCGACGGGCGGCGGTACATCGCTGCCCCCCGACCCGTTACTTCCGCAGCCCCAGAGCATTGCCGCGCTGAGCAGCAATGCGGTGAGAAAAGCGAGTTTCTTCGTTTGCATCTGTGACCTCCTCTGTGTGTGGCGGGGAAAATCCCTCTACCCTTTTAATGGCATTGTCTACAGGTTTTGCCGTTGCTGGCATCGTTCAAACGGTTTTTACGGTCGTTCCAGTCCTTGCCGTGGGGGTTAAAGCCAATTCCCCCGGCACTCTTCGCGCTATGGCAACTCAAACAGACGTCACCACTTGGGTGGCAGGCCTGGCAGGTGGCGAGGCTGCGGCGCGCCTCACGGGCATGACCCACCGACCAATCATGGAAATTCGCGGCCACGGATCCGGAGCTGTGACAGACAAAACATTGGTTGCTGTCTGCCGGGGTCAGCGCCCCATGCACGGCCGCAAAATCGCCCGAAAAGGGCGTCCCAAAGCTTTTTACATGGGATGCCCCGCCGGGGCGACCAATACGGCCACGGAAATCGTTGTGGCAGTCGCTGCAGAAACTGGGCTCGTGGCAACTTGAGCACAATTGCTGATTGGTGCGCGCGGCGATGGGGTGGGTGATGTGGAAATCGCTTTTATGAACGTTGATCATGGCGTTGCCGAAATCGCCCTGCTCATCGGCAAAGCCCGACTTGTGGCAGTCGAGGCAGAAGCTCTGCTGATGGCAGGCGGCGCAGTCCATGGCGCCGCTTTTGGCTTCGCTGCGGTGGTTGAGGGCCCAGACGGCGCCGTGGGTCTTGATGCGCCCAAGGCTGGTCATGTCGGCGTAGTCCTGGTCGTGGCAGTCCAGGCAGACCTTTTTGTCGGGCACGATGCTTGGCGCATCGGGCAGATGGCAGGTGTCGCAGGAGGTGCCGGGGACATAGTCCTCCAGATGCGCGCGATGATCGAAGCGCATGCCCCAGGCCAGCGTTGCGCCGGCCGCGAGCAGCACCAGGGTCAGAATCAGCTTGCGGGTCATATCAGCACTCCTTGCCATTAGAAGAGAACGTTGAGGCGGATGCGGCCGCGGTTGTAGTAATCCCACAGATCGCTCTCGATGCGCTCGACCTTGGCCTGCACGTTGACCGTCTTGGTGATGAACACCGTGGCGTCGGCCCACAGTCGCGTGCTGGTGGTGTCATCGGTTTGCGAGAGGACGCTCTGGCTATCGATGTCGAAGAAGTTGATCTGGCGATCGAGGACATCGACCTCAAGGCCCAAGCCGGCGAGCAGATACTGGTTGAAAAGGTAGGCGGCACGCGCCTTGAAGCCCTTGAGATCCTGGCCGTCGCCGTCGCTGCGATAGACGCCGGAGAGATAGCCGGACCAGCGGTCGGTGCGCAGCTTCTCGATGCCCGCCTCGAACACGTCGGCATCGGAGAATTCCTCGTAAATCTCCCGAGTGTAGCGGCCAAAGGCGCGCCAGCCCGGCGCGATGTTGTAGTTGAATTCGGCGAGGAGTTCCTCATACTCATCCACGGCAAACACCGAGTAGATCGAGGTCGAGGAGAACACCGGCAGGCTGTAGAGATACTCGAGGCGCGCGTTCCATTTGGCGGACTGGTAATACTTGGCGCCGAGCAGGAAGTAGCTCACGCGGTCGGAGAGATAGTCGTACTGGGTTTCGTTGTAGAGATAGAGGGATTGGAACAAATCGAGGTCGGCGTTGAGACCGAAGAGCTCCTGGGAGAGCAGGCCGCCATCCCATTTGGAGACGTAGGAGAGGCCCAGGTTGGCCTGCTTGTCAAGAAACTGCCCGGCGACCTCGCCGCCCAGGATGGCGTCCTTGGCGTTGTAACCCTCGTAGTAGGTGACATCGCCGCCGCCAAAGAGGCTGACGCGGTAATTGTCGAGAAAGCCGTAGTCCAGCTTGAGGCCATCCATAAGCGAGGCGCCGGCGGTAGTGCTGATGAACTGACGGCCCAGGCGAAAATCCAGGGTGTCGAGAAAAAAGCCCTGCTTTTCAAGGTAGGCGAAATACAGGCGACTCTCCGCATCACTGCTGCTCTCGTCGGCCAGATCCGTGCCGAGTCGGCCGTAGAAACGGGCATCATAGCCCTTGCCGGCCAG
This is a stretch of genomic DNA from Geoalkalibacter sp.. It encodes these proteins:
- a CDS encoding cytochrome c3 family protein, translating into MKRTLSGICIMLACLLWLSGCSSEEKKPAQVAEPPKPAVEEKVAAAVEETKEAAKEAGATVAEATKEAVEEVKEAAAEAKEATEEKVSQAVDAVQEKAREVVEETKEVATEAKEKVQQAADTVAQKAAEAVAPAAGTAPLVVVYEARNGKVTFDHAVHAKAADCAACHAVMPPAKIELDKDSAHQLCTGCHKEMGVPSSCTDCHKK
- a CDS encoding type II toxin-antitoxin system RelE family toxin; the encoded protein is MAWTIEFGAFAEKQLLILDRPAQKRLLDWLSDRIDGCKNPRHFGEPLRGDLSGLWRYRVGDYRIICEIQDEKLVVLALAIGHRRDIYSR
- the relB gene encoding type II toxin-antitoxin system RelB family antitoxin, which encodes MLAIRLEKELEQELDLLAKSRNSSRSAVVREAIVRYLEDNEDLELARRALTEGGPRKSLNELRQELGLDD
- a CDS encoding AbrB/MazE/SpoVT family DNA-binding domain-containing protein codes for the protein MEIVRLSSKGQFVLPKSIRDRHHWEAGTEFIIIERGSELIIKPARVFPPSELEAADAPSVYQGKTLSLEDMDQAVYDEAGKHR
- a CDS encoding type II toxin-antitoxin system VapC family toxin — protein: MIAVDTNVLVRYAIKDEPRQTVLATQFLAEHRCFVLKSVLLECAWVLASPTGYNLPRKIVHERLLHILGLPNIEMEDAVHVAQALAWYADGMDFADALHLCGAANLEGMATFDRKFSTAAKQLENAAPAILIR
- a CDS encoding type II toxin-antitoxin system HicB family antitoxin — its product is MSKPLTYRGYAAHIEFDAEDRLFVGRVAGIVDIVTFHGESVGELEQAFHEAVDGYLSLSEKLGRPPQKPCSGRLMLRIPPEVHARALMMAEAHGKSLNQWAADVLAKAE
- a CDS encoding HigA family addiction module antitoxin, yielding MMTNSMRPIHPGEILREEMEELNLSARQLAAALHVPANRVTGILNEQRAITADTALRLARYFGTTPEFWMNLQAAYELRRTRFERGEQISKEVQPHAA
- a CDS encoding type II toxin-antitoxin system RelE/ParE family toxin; the encoded protein is MIRSFRDKDTEALYLGRRVRRFEGFVAQAERRLQTLDSATCLEDLAALPSNRLEALGGDRKGQFSIRINRQWRVCFEWRDDGPYNVEIIDYH
- a CDS encoding transposase, yielding MTMPRTSLVSLSDTPWYHVVSRCVRRAYLCGEDFSSGQNFEHRRGWIEGRIRELSSIFAIDVAAYAVMSNHYHIVVRIDAERAAGWGDDEVLARWTRLFTGPVPVRKYLGSERDDLNPSDLANIAAMADTYRKRLYDLSWFMRVLNETIARMANAEDGVTGRFWEGRFKSQALLDDQAVLTAMAYVDLNPIRAGLAETPEQSAHTSVRRRIVDLSAKSTENASSSAQNNTAPVKRVRKVAAQLRRQEAEQLRPEDELQGLAAAPLLGFSSSTREAGAIPFTLPDYLELVDVLGRVVHPAKRGFIPATTPAILSRLDIDLDTFVTSADQFLKGFGSAVGAPQRLADLARNRQCRYLRGMGRARSVFGGAA
- a CDS encoding transposase, whose product is MSLSDTPWYHVVSRCVRRAYLCGEDFSSGKNYEHRRGWIEGRIRELSSIFAIDVAAYAVMSNHYHIVVRIDAERAAGWGDDEVLARWTRLFTGPVPVRKYLGSERDDLNPSDLANIAALADTYRKRLYDLSWFMRVLNETIARMANAEDGVTGRFWEGRFKSQALLDDQALLTAMAYVDLNPIRAGLAETPEQSEHTSVRRRIVDLSAKSTENESSAAKNNTAPVKRVRKVAAQLRRQEAEQLRPEDELQGLATAPLLGFSSSTREAGAIPFTLPDYLELVDVLGRVVHPAKRGFIPATTPAILSRLEIDLDTFVTSADQFLKGFGSAVGAPQRLADLARNRQCRYLRGMGKARSVFGGATKTIGHPHSY
- a CDS encoding cytochrome C; translation: MTRKLILTLVLLAAGATLAWGMRFDHRAHLEDYVPGTSCDTCHLPDAPSIVPDKKVCLDCHDQDYADMTSLGRIKTHGAVWALNHRSEAKSGAMDCAACHQQSFCLDCHKSGFADEQGDFGNAMINVHKSDFHITHPIAARTNQQLCSSCHEPSFCSDCHNDFRGRIGRPGGASHVKSFGTPFSGDFAAVHGALTPADSNQCFVCHSSGSVAANFHDWSVGHAREARRSLATCQACHPSGDVCLSCHSAKSAGGIGFNPHGKDWNDRKNRLNDASNGKTCRQCH